Part of the Leptospira sp. GIMC2001 genome, TTGAATTTTATTTATTTGACCGGGTTTCTAAATTCCCTTGGTGTCATTCCAGTGACTCTTTTGAAATGCAGGTTGAAGGAGGACAAAGAATTGAATCCTGCGTCATAAGCAATCTCGATTAGCTTTTTATTATTACCTGAATCTTTGCGAATCAATTCCATCGCTTCCTTTGCTCGCCATTCATTTACGTAATGGAAAAAGCTGAGATTTTCCAATTCGTTGATAACTTGACTCAGATGATTCTGTGAAACGTTCAATCGTATGCATAGTTTTTTAAGATTGAGTTCTTCATCTAAGTAAGGCTTATCCTTTTCCATTACTTTTTTTAATTGTTCGTGAATGTTTGATTTGGATTCATCTGTGAGACCAGATTTTCTATATTTGGCAGATTCAATATTTTCGGTAATCTCGCCTTGAATTTCATCATTTGAAGATTTGATATTCTCTGATTCATCAACAGAATGTAGAATTCTAGTTTGACGAATAAAGAAAAAACTCAGAATATAGATCAATGCGGAATAGATAGACCAGAACATAATATTAAAAATATCTAATGTAATGGTCAGATTTAGGAATCCCATATTTGTGAGTCTGGTTGTAATTCCAATACCGACTGTTAATATTAAGGTTCCATAGAAACTAGCAATAATCCAATAAAGCCATGTTAGAGTTTGTGTTTCACTTATCTGCGAGAGATAGTCTGTGATATTAGATTTGTGGAATCGAACCAATTGAATGATTTTAATTGAATAGAAGAATAATATAATAAAGTTAAAAAGTCCAATCAATTTACCCTCATTCGTTGGTTTTATGGTTGGATTCATTATGAATGTATAATATCCTGAATCGTTTGCATTGGGTTGAAACAAAACAAAAAATAAGCTAAATGCAAAAAAGGGAAGGGTATGGAACCAATCCTTATTATTCCATTGAAAACTTGAGATCACTAAGGATTTACAATACAGATACAATAAAGGTGAAACGATTAGTTGGTATCCATAAATTCGAGTGAATAGATTCAAATTATCGTGATTGTCATAGTGGAAAACAATTTGTCGAATCGGAATCATCATCATTGCCAAAACAATGATAGCCGCAATTCTATCATGGATTCCAAACTTTTCCTTTTGAATTAAGTATATAATAATAAATATACAATGAGGAATAATCGCGAGTCCGACCAACCAAGTTGTTATTTCATTTGCAAAAATCACTAACAGCATAGATTTTTCTTATATCTTTACTTTTCAATGCAATTTTTTACAAAATAAGGACAGATATCCTGCTCAAATTCATAAAGATTCTATAGATAGGATACACGTCGAACATCGCATGATGCATCAAGATTTTCAGACCCGCTGGAAGACGCAGTCCAAATTCTAAGACCAACTAACGCATAATGGCCAGAAATGATAGGCATGCAATAGAATAGAACCAGTCTTTTATAATCGCAGAATAGTTTGATTGATTTATTATATATAGTATATAAGAAAATAAATATATGCATGACAAGGTTACGAAGGCTCATGATCATTTCAATCAACGGCAACACAGCGTGTCCTCGCGATTCCAGCAGTTGTTTTGGACATTGTATTGACCCGAGAGTCACTAAATTGGACAATCCAAGCTTCTC contains:
- a CDS encoding helix-turn-helix domain-containing protein — its product is MLLVIFANEITTWLVGLAIIPHCIFIIIYLIQKEKFGIHDRIAAIIVLAMMMIPIRQIVFHYDNHDNLNLFTRIYGYQLIVSPLLYLYCKSLVISSFQWNNKDWFHTLPFFAFSLFFVLFQPNANDSGYYTFIMNPTIKPTNEGKLIGLFNFIILFFYSIKIIQLVRFHKSNITDYLSQISETQTLTWLYWIIASFYGTLILTVGIGITTRLTNMGFLNLTITLDIFNIMFWSIYSALIYILSFFFIRQTRILHSVDESENIKSSNDEIQGEITENIESAKYRKSGLTDESKSNIHEQLKKVMEKDKPYLDEELNLKKLCIRLNVSQNHLSQVINELENLSFFHYVNEWRAKEAMELIRKDSGNNKKLIEIAYDAGFNSLSSFNLHFKRVTGMTPREFRNPVK